A single region of the Drosophila takahashii strain IR98-3 E-12201 chromosome 2R, DtakHiC1v2, whole genome shotgun sequence genome encodes:
- the LOC108069284 gene encoding uncharacterized protein, with protein MSQATPQPSDMQSLRCLHCMKVIRCSRYDTSELVRHIKQDHPEIYAVTSDKIKNLHKLAADHGISEERLSKISKMTGLSESQMAEEADKYMAKKKSSTRSGGSGAGEPAACSGASSKAEKPSCPCPCPGPLDKATSHRRSCYRASIERWSPAEGRIFCPCCACSKRPLIKAASEIADNGCCAAWVVSCWPLCFLPCLMSGDNKEYLYCSNCRTFLGIYDRENRCVQPSKEFVSCSKSATPPPKSPLHPPPEKS; from the exons ATGTCCCAGGCGACTCCACAACCCAGTGATATGCAGTCCCTCCGCTGTCTGCACTGCATGAAGGTGATTCGTTGCTCCCGCTATGATACTAGTGAACTGGTGCGCCATATCAAGCAGGACCACCCAGAGATCTACGCGGTGACCAGTGACAAGATCAAGAATCTGCACAAGCTGGCCGCCGATCATGGCATCAGCGAAGAGCGTCTCTCGAAGATTAGCAAGATGACTGGGCTCTCGGAGTCCCAGATGGCCGAGGAGGCGGACAAAT ACATGGCCAAGAAGAAGAGTTCTACGCGGAGTGGTGGCTCCGGCGCTGGGGAGCCAGCGGCCTGCAGTGGGGCATCCTCGAAGGCGGAGAAGCCCAGCTGCCCGTGTCCATGTCCAGGTCCCTTGGACAAGGCGACGTCGCACCGAAGGAGCTGCTATCGGGCCTCCATTGAGCGCTGGTCTCCGGCGGAGGGTCGCATCTTCTGCCCCTGCTGCGCCTGCAGCAAGCGACCGCTGATCAAGGCCGCCTCGGAGATCGCGGACAACGGCTGCTGTGCCGCCTGGGTCGTCTCCTGCTGGCCCCTCTGCTTCCTGCCCTGCCTGATGTCCGGGGATAACAAGGAGTACCTGTACTGCTCCAACTGCCGCACCTTCCTCGGCATCTACGATCGCGAAAATCGCTGTGTGCAGCCCAGCAAGGAATTTGTTTCCTGCAGCAAGTCGGCCACGCCTCCGCCCAAATCGCCGCTCCATCCGCCGCCCGAAAAGTCCTAG
- the MED9 gene encoding mediator of RNA polymerase II transcription subunit 9: MMDLSPNNQIEDRKPILTADGLVQTSNSPFEPTISQETQTSNGIGGQLTVDQLDIEILPIIYDIVRCVEKDPLENAVKLRESQDCNHKIFELQKRFESAREQIRQLPGIDFNKEEQQQRLELLRNQLKLKQQLIRKYKDTEF, translated from the exons ATGATGGATTTGTCGCCAAACAACCAGATCGAGGACAGAAAACCCATCCTAACCGCCGACGGCCTGGTGCAGACTTCCAACTCCCCCTTCGAGCCGACCATATCGCAGGAGACGCAGACATCCAACGGCATCGGTGGCCAGTTGACGGTGGACCAGTTGGACATTGAAATTCTGCCGATAATCTACGACATTGTGCGCTG CGTGGAAAAGGATCCCCTGGAGAACGCCGTCAAGCTGCGAGAGTCGCAGGATTGCAACCACAAG ATCTTTGAGCTGCAAAAACGCTTCGAGTCCGCCCGCGAGCAAATCCGCCAGCTGCCCGGGATCGATTTCAACAAGGAGGAGCAGCAACAGCGACTGGAACTGCTGCGAAATCAGCTTAAGCTCAAGCAGCAGCTGATACGCAAGTACAAGGACACAGAGTTCTAG
- the LOC108069378 gene encoding protein NCBP2AS2 homolog — translation MVLRLLMRYLANNEQLIQRMAESYPMRRAAQLVVSLMYRTKDLAREQGLHEMTPERFKSFVDMFKNNVRQELEGVKKELNSKKKN, via the exons ATGGTGCTGCGACTGCTGATGCGCTACCTGGCCAACAACGAGCAGCTCATCCAGCGCATGGCCGAGAGCTATCCCATGAGACGGGCTGCCCAGCTGGTCGTTTCCCTCATGTACCGCACCAAGGACTTGGCCAGGGAGCAGGGACTGCACGAGATGACGCCAGAGCGCTTCAA ATCCTTCGTTGACATGTTCAAAAACAATGTGCGGCAAGAACTGGAGGGAGTGAAGAAGGAGCTCAATAGCAAGAAAAAGAACTAG
- the GTPBP1 gene encoding GTP-binding protein 1 has product MNNVQSAPNGGAGGVAVGVGVGIKTARSNIFNVDGLPQQMAALSVDYSSIRGKDVLVQPTDEQLELLQKRLQDRIADNCGETIYEIGVGEDGSDNGLNPEQFEASVATLHLLAANIDADVVKLRERRAEKGQSAQFLIRKHIETTDFMEIRVAVVGNVDAGKSTLLGVLTHGELDNGRGHARQRLFRHKHEIESGRTSSVGNDILGFDGVGNVVNKPDHGHLDWVKICENSAKVITFIDLAGHERYLKTTVFGMTGHAPDFGMLMIGANAGIIGMTKEHLGLALALAVPVFVVVTKIDMCPANVLQDNMKLLFKMLKSQGCRKVPVVVRSHDDVVLSATNFVSERLCPIFQVSNVTGDNLELLKMFLNLLSTRMAGSESLPAEFQIDDVYSVPGVGTVVSGTCLQGTIRLNDGLMLGPDAVGGFVPITIKSIHRKRMNVARVRCGQTASFALKKIKRAYLRKGMVMVSQDLKPQACWEFEGEILVLHHPTTISARYQAMVHCGSIRQTASIIHMSRDCLRTGDKAHVKFRFIKQPEYIRAGQRLVFREGRTKAVGNILRPLPNAAASPYRPKPAKMQSRSQNGGSNGSNNQHRQQGQGSSSGAGCSKDAGDEKQNGDKREGGSRRGGKRKRNNRPTPSGGGAGQSNGSSGLGLPLGDISAPSAAEVAPTGLTE; this is encoded by the exons ATGAATAACGTACAGAGCGCCCCGAATGGCGGggctgggggcgtggccgtaGGTGTGGGCGTGGGCATCAAGACGGCCCGGAGCAACATCTTCAACGTGGACGGCCTGCCGCAGCAGATGGCCGCCCTGAGTGTGGACTACTCCAGCATCCGGGGCAAGGATGTCCTGGTCCAGCCCACCGACGAGCAGCTGGAGCTGCTGCAGAAGAGGCTTCAGGACCGCATAGCCGACAACTGCGGGGAGACCATCTACGAGATTGGCGTGGGCGAGG ATGGCAGCGACAACGGCCTGAATCCGGAGCAATTTGAGGCCTCCGTGGCTACGCTACACCTTCTGGCGGCCAATATAGACGCGGATGTGGTCAAACTGCGTGAGCGACGGGCCGAGAAGGGCCAATCGGCGCAGTTCCTCATCCGAAAGCATATCGAGACGACCGACTTTATGGAGATAAG GGTGGCCGTTGTGGGCAACGTGGATGCTGGCAAGTCCACGCTGCTGGGCGTTCTCACCCACGGCGAGTTGGACAATGGACGGGGCCATGCCCGGCAGCGACTGTTCCGTCACAAGCACGAGATCGAGAGTGGGCGCACCAGCTCTGTGGGCAACGACATTCTCGGCTTCGATGGTGTGGGCAATGTGGTCAACAAGCCGGACCACGGCCACCTCGATTGGGTGAAGATCTGCGAGAACTCGGCCAAGGTGATAACCTTCATCGATCTGGCGGGGCACGAGCGCTACCTGAAAACCACCGTCTTCGGCATGACGGGTCATGCTCCCGACTTTGGCATGCTGATG ATTGGCGCCAATGCCGGCATCATCGGCATGACTAAGGAGCATCTGGGCTTGGCTCTTGCCCTCGCCGTTCCTGTCTTTGTGGTGGTCACTAAAATCGACATGTGCCCGGCCAATGTGCTGCAGGACAACATGAAGCTGCTATTCAAGATGCTCAAATCGCAGGGCTGCCGCAAGGTGCCGGTGGTGGTGCGTTCGCACGACGATGTTGTGCTAAGCGCCACGAATTTCGTTAGCGAGCGCCTGTGCCCCATCTTCCAGGTATCGAATGTGACCGGTGATAATCTGGAGCTGCTCAAGATGTTCCTTAATCTGCTAAGCACGCGCATGGCCGGCTCGGAGAGTCTGCCGGCCGAGTTTCAAATCGACGACGTGTATTCGGTGCCGGGTGTTGGCACAGTGGTGTCCGGCACTTGCCTGCAGGGAACCATCCGGCTCAACGACGGCCTGATGCTGGGTCCCGATGCAGTGGGCGGATTCGTGCCGATCACCATCAAGAGCATCCATCGCAAGCGGATGAACGTGGCACGCGTGCGCTGCGGCCAAACGGCCAGCTTCGCGCTAAAGAAGATCAAGCGAGCGTATTTGCGCAAGGGCATGGTGATGGTGTCGCAGGATCTCAAGCCGCAGGCCTGCTGGGAGTTCGAGGGCGAGATTCTGGTGCTGCACCACCCCACAACGATATCGGCACGCTACCAGGCCATGGTCCACTGCGGCAGCATCCGCCAGACGGCCTCGATCATTCACATGTCGCGCGATTGCCTGCGAACAGGCGACAAGGCGCATGTGAAGTTCCGGTTCATCAAGCAGCCGGAGTACATACGCGCCGGCCAGCGGCTGGTCTTCCGCGAGGGACGCACCAAGGCGGTGGGCAACATCCTGCGCCCGCTGCCGAATGCCGCCGCCTCCCCCTATCGGCCCAAGCCCGCCAAGATGCAGTCGCGTTCGCAGAACGGCGGCAGCaatggcagcaacaaccagCACCGCCAGCAGGGCCAGGGCAGCTCCTCGGGAGCGGGATGCAGCAAGGATGCCGGCGACGAGAAGCAGAACGGAGACAAGCGCGAGGGCGGCAGTCGGCGGGGCGGCAAGCGGAAACGAAATAATCGACCGACTCCCTCTGGCGGTGGAGCAGGCCAATCCAATGGGTCGTCTGGATTAGGTCTGCCCCTTGGCGACATTTCTGCCCCCTCCGCCGCTGAAGTCGCGCCGACGGGCCTCACCGAGTGA
- the LOC108069265 gene encoding uncharacterized protein, protein MESGNLEGTATAEGAACANDSSPSLNVLCAICNEFFRANDIIFSTASCGHVFHKDCLNRWLNTSHTCPQCRGACTRNRVHRLYLNFAEPTEYDDADPPKAQSIEWVPMDLDRNSFPDAHLPPEGAVQCGTNEDGLPTYVARGYYHDDLLPSVYVPEKKAAFGSHACRAHILTDDVEILVLNDCDYKWVPGAHGSYPRDALKTGYSELHEVTYTGRGLYEGVLRLGKVHPSHKVMYIPHRHQEVNVNTYEVLVVTPREQAER, encoded by the coding sequence ATGGAGAGCGGAAACTTGGAAGGTACCGCCACCGCAGAAGGGGCAGCCTGTGCAAATGACTCATCGCCATCGCTGAACGTTCTGTGTGCGATTTGCAACGAGTTTTTCCGGGCGAACGACATCATTTTCTCGACCGCCAGCTGTGGCCACGTTTTCCACAAGGATTGCCTCAACCGCTGGCTAAACACATCGCACACCTGCCCGCAGTGCAGGGGCGCCTGCACCCGGAACCGCGTCCACCGGCTGTACCTGAACTTCGCCGAGCCCACGGAGTACGATGATGCGGATCCGCCCAAAGCGCAGAGCATCGAGTGGGTGCCCATGGATCTGGACAGGAACAGCTTTCCGGATGCCCACCTGCCGCCCGAGGGAGCGGTGCAGTGCGGCACCAACGAGGACGGATTGCCCACGTATGTGGCCAGAGGCTACTACCACGATGATCTCCTGCCCTCCGTTTATGTGCCGGAAAAGAAGGCTGCCTTCGGATCGCATGCCTGCAGGGCCCACATCCTTACCGATGACGTGGAGATCTTGGTGCTGAACGACTGTGACTACAAGTGGGTGCCCGGTGCGCATGGCTCCTATCCGCGGGATGCCCTGAAAACGGGCTACTCCGAGTTGCACGAGGTGACCTACACGGGTCGCGGACTCTACGAGGGCGTTCTTCGACTGGGTAAAGTGCATCCCTCCCACAAGGTCATGTACATCCCGCATCGCCATCAGGAGGTCAACGTCAACACCTATGAGGTCCTGGTAGTCACACCACGCGAGCAGGCCGAACGATAA
- the LOC108069258 gene encoding natterin-3-like: MVTKDAAGESPIKQPVQWVPLDFNSKKLPKGVVKCGYDNKGNSTFVARVYLKDDLLPASYVAKNKTALCSWGCQAYQFTEVEVLVLTDCHYKWVAGTNGSYSSDALQTGYTEDGEVLYTGRGLYKGEIRLGKVHPSHEVMYIPHRGLEVNVPDYEVLVVDPR, encoded by the exons ATGGTAAcga AAGATGCTGCTGGCGAGAGTCCAATCAAGCAGCCAGTTCAATGGGTTCCTCTGGATTTTAACTCCAAAAAGCTACCGAAAGGCGTAGTTAAATGTGGATATGATAACAAGGGTAACTCCACATTTGTGGCTCGCGTCTACTTGAAAGACGATTTGTTGCCAGCAAGCTATGTGGCAAAGAACAAAACTGCTCTGTGTTCCTGGGGCTGTCAGGCCTATCAGTTCACTGAAGTGGAAGTTCTAGTTTTGACCGATTGCCATTACAAATGGGTAGCAGGCACCAATGGAAGTTACTCATCGGATGCTCTTCAAACCGGATACACCGAAGATGGCGAAGTACTCTACACGGGACGTGGCCTGTATAAGGGCGAAATACGACTGGGAAAAGTGCATCCATCCCACGAGGTGATGTACATACCGCATCGGGGTCTGGAAGTAAATGTACCTGACTACGAGGTCCTGGTGGTAGACCCTCGATAA
- the LOC108069380 gene encoding GATA zinc finger domain-containing protein 10, translating into MEMANTNNSSGGSSNNTTYGNSYNNSAVDSGHSTQGVGEGAGARLRDVCTLINAGPPAYQIPTGGCAYDHIIALMRNLDLQDDGIVLNSKIKTIETDYCNIVRDESMLCESMEYLNDKALGDGDTALKFALLFSSRNFDALAMKETKVRSAMLKILETNFLNADTYRLHDKNRLYNSITLLGEYYHRVRLADNAPITILGESLLDLLTRELNDTSVVLGTRIARLVLSQITLNGEIMRKRHKAEIDLLLFHVRRHLIMQPALTAKVKAMLVMVLDLFYSHFKHIGHDLEAMYTNFLVVEEGEEDGVNNNGASHPSEDGHPQQQQLQHQQSENGSSANTSGQDQDSFDPPSSTKKWSEQVCEDSFCDIGYGEADQGDDRYSEAGGHSYPANNSAALGHRRRGFQPRQVPRPLKSQQSQHHQQHQQPPSIDTNSDQYPSMASSEDRDESKPLPSWRKTRFNRNHEGDQSNGRSRDQQRRFSVSCDDDHHSVRSEGGGNLRLYSIHDRRKHSQERIERNMSGGGNYNSIVNSNWDQRDRDDRSERSYISNYERGNNYKRNGRFNNRNTYDKPPRFQKQQQQQQQQQMQQQHQGGHQKIHSDTWRRSNNAINVGYQDENCAYNSNGPESNSRSSSRARTLPRPPKSQMDKGGYRYNQSPTHGGSGGPRFPRYSSQSSLASEASSSFDRRQQTSPQHQQQHPHQRHRHFTRRSQPDVHQPQNEENWPAQGGQGQEQQPSGKEESELVRNAQQTTKYMNYLSAQK; encoded by the exons atggaaatggccaacaccaacaacagcagcggcggcagctccAACAACACCACCTACGGCAACAGCTACAACAACAGTGCGGTGGACAGTGGTCACAGTACGCAGGGAGTGGGAGAGGGGGCGGGGGCGCGGCTGCGGGACGTTTGCACCTTGATAAACGCAGGCCCCCCCGCCTACCAAATTCCAACAGGTGGCTGTGCCTACGACCACATCATCGCCCTGATGAGAAACCTCGATCTGCAGGACGACGGCATCGTGCTGAACTCCAAGATCAAGACCATCGAGACGGACTACTGCAACATTGTGCGCGACGAGTCGATGCTGTG CGAATCCATGGAGTACCTGAATGACAAGGCGCTCGGCGATGGCGACACGGCGCTGAAGTTCGCGCTGCTCTTCTCGTCGCGAAACTTCGACGCCCTGGCGATGAAGGAGACGAAGGTGCGAAGCGCCATGCTCAAGATCCTGGAGACGAACTTTCTGAACGCGGACACATACCGACTGCACGACAAGAACCGGCTGTACAACTCGATCACGCTGCTGGGCGAGTACTACCACAGGGTGCGGCTGGCGGACAATGCCCCAATCACCATTCTGGGGGAATCCCTGCTGGACCTGCTCACCCGGGAGCTGAACGACACGTCGGTGGTGCTGGGCACACGGATCGCCCGTCTGGTGCTGTCGCAGATCACGCTCAATGGGGAGATCATGCGGAAGCGCCACAAGGCGGAGATCGATCTGCTGCTCTTCCACGTTCGCCGGCATCTGATCATGCAGCCAGCGCTGACCGCCAAGGTGAAGGCCATGTTGGTGATGGTGCTGGACCTCTTCTACAGCCATTTCAAGCACATCGGACACGACCTGGAGGCGATGTACACCAACTTCCTGGTGGTGGAGGAGGGCGAGGAGGACGGGGTCAACAATAATGGCGCCAGCCATCCCTCTGAAGATGGAcacccgcagcagcagcaactccagCATCAGCAGTCGGAGAACGGCAGCAGTGCCAACACATCCGGCCAGGATCAGGACTCCTTCGATCCCCCCTCGTCGACGAAGAAGTGGAGCGAACAGGTTTGCGAGGACTCCTTCTGCGACATAGGCTACGGTGAGGCGGACCAGGGCGACGATCGGTATTCGGAAGCCGGAGGCCACTCATATCCTGCCAACAACTCTGCTGCACTTGGCCACCGGCGTCGCGGATTTCAACCTCGTCAAGTTCCACGGCCTCTGAAGTCACAGCAGTCACAACATCACCAGCAGCATCAACAGCCACCCAGCATAGA CACCAACTCCGACCAGTATCCATCCATGGCCAGCAGCGAGGATCGGGACGAGAGCAAGCCGCTCCCTAGCTGGCGGAAGACACGCTTCAACCGCAATCACGAAGGGGACCAGAGCAACGGACGGTCACGCGACCAGCAGCGGCGGTTCAGCGTGAGCTGCGACGATGACCACCACAGCGTGCGCAGCGAGGGAGGCGGCAACCTGCGACTGTACAGCATCCACGACCGGAGGAAACACTCGCAGGAGCGGATCGAGCGCAACATGTCTGGCGGCGGCAACTACAACAGCATCGTCAACTCGAATTGGGATCAGCGGGATCGCGACGATCGCAGCGAGCGCTCGTACATTAGCAACTACGAGCGCGGTAACAACTACAAGCGGAATGGGCGGTTCAACAACCGCAACACCTACGACAAGCCGCCGCGGTTCcagaagcagcaacaacagcagcagcagcaacagatgcagcagcaacatcagggCGGCCACCAGAAAATACACAGCGATACCTGGCGGCGCTCCAACAATGCCATAAACGTTGGCTACCAGGATGAGAACTGTGCGTACAACTCCAACGGACCGGAGTCGAATAGTCGCAGCTCCTCGAGGGCTCGCACGCTGCCAAGACCACCAAAGTCCCAAATGGACAAGGGTGGCTACAGGTACAACCAGAGTCCCACTCATGGAGGCAGCGGTGGTCCGCGATTCCCGCGCTACAGCAGCCAGAGCAGTTTGGCCAGCGAAGCGTCCAGCTCGTTCGATCGCCGCCAGCAGACTTCGccgcaacatcagcaacaacatCCGCACCAGCGGCATCGCCATTTCACGCGCCGCTCGCAGCCGGACGTCCATCAGCCACAGAACGAGGAGAACTGGCCGGCTCAAGGTGGCCAGggccaggagcagcagcccTCGGGAAAGGAGGAGAGCGAACTGGTTCGGAATGCCCAGCAGACCACCAAGTACATGAACTACCTGTCGGCCCAGAAATGA
- the nopo gene encoding E3 ubiquitin-protein ligase TRAIP: MLNLNCVICAELFGQADEVFATVCGHMFHHSCLNQWLDRSKTCPQCRNKCTTRNIFRVYFNLANLDVSRIDVGSLQEQLDNAKLSMKMIEKERSKDEQQMRNLKETQKKCLKTIAGLEQKVQKKEFLISSYAEQISILKSDAHVVDGLRKENKSLKSQIQAMEGVSAILAAGSADAERLLKNEADPNVLANWVSTLKRELRQCESKKTELRNVVKLVQNDLRKEIELKRKLEERVSSLESDLYQAQEKLNALEVKTICLDSPNASCGLNSNIFALKREERRTTISPTVKENIKRIEESTSPYLNIKSSSVAWAAGGLGLSKSKLSPIKGVGGVTMTSGTIRKTNSDLSEKYSIFKKPRLLLGSSSGSGLAATTSSNFVYNGMGGSEKIDPFAQRAEEEGPASGRPSAVLSRNVNQRLKAGSLRNFNLGK; encoded by the exons ATGTTGAACTTAAACTGCGTAATATGCGCCGAATTGTTTGGACAGGCCGACGAGGTCTTCGCCACTGTTTGTGGGCACATGTTCCACCACAGCTGCCTTAACCAATGGCTCGATCG ATCGAAGACCTGTCCGCAGTGCCGCAATAAGTGCACCACCCGCAACATATTTAGGGTCTACTTCAACCTGGCCAACTTGGATGTGAGCCGCATCGATGTGGGTTCGCTGCAGGAGCAGCTGGACAACGCCAAGTTGTCCATGAAGATGATCGAGAAGGAGCGCAGCAAGGATGAGCAGCAGATGCGGAATCTCAAGGAGACGCAAAAGAAGTGCCT CAAAACCATTGCTGGTCTGGAGCAGAAGGTGCAGAAGAAGGAGTTCCTCATCAGCAGCTATGCCGAGCAGATAAGCATCCTCAAGAGCGATGCCCATGTGGTGGACGGTTTGCGCAAGGAGAACAAGTCCCTCAAGTCACAGATCCAGGCCATGGAGGGCGTATCGGCCATTCTGGCGGCTGGCTCGGCGGATGCCGAGCGCCTGCTCAAGAACGAGGCCGATCCGAATGTCCTGGCCAACTGGGTGTCCACCCTGAAGCGGGAGCTGCGCCAGTGCGAGAGCAAGAAGACGGAGCTCAGGAATGTGGTCAAGCTGGTGCAGAATGATCTGCGCAAGGAGATCGAGCTGAAGCG caaGTTGGAGGAGCGGGTTTCCAGCCTGGAGAGCGATCTTTACCAGGCACAGGAGAAG CTCAATGCCCTGGAGGTCAAAACCATTTGCTTGGACTCTCCCAACGCCTCTTGTGGTTTGAATAGCAACATATTCGCCCTAAAGCGGGAGGAAAGGCGCACCACCATTTCGCCCACAGTT AAGGAGAACATCAAGCGGATCGAAGAGTCCACCTCCCCGTATCTCAACATCAAATCCAGCAGCGTGGCTTGGGCCGCGGGTGGATTAGGCCTCTCCAAATCGAAACTATCGCCCATCAAGGGAGTCGGTGGCGTGACCATGACCAGCGGGACCATACGGAAGACCAACAGTGATCTCAGCGAAAAG TACTCCATCTTCAAGAAGCCGCGCCTGCTGCTGGGCAGCTCGAGCGGCTCTGGCCTGGCGGCCACCACGAGCTCCAACTTTGTGTACAACGGAATGGGCGGCTCCGAGAAGATCGATCCCTTCGCGCAGCGCGCCGAGGAAGAGGGTCCAGCCAGTGGGCGACCCTCGGCCGTTCTGTCCCGCAATGTGAATCAGCGCCTTAAGGCCGGCTCGCTGCGCAACTTCAACCTGGGCAAATAA
- the LOC108069401 gene encoding armadillo repeat-containing protein 6 homolog, which produces MAKVISQDTFDDVVKENVVEFSMTPSEAKEETIKQFEAQGINLANIIKDLSVNPQTGQPVINETVDKIKEHIGQKAEDTTQLLEQLATLDAECQKSLAHRVLAGKNGAHDALITLLEETLSIDAPNEPLIQKSLEAVNSLTHKQPDLFDAEAMAVVLKLLALQAASQEITLLTLQWLQKACIMHEMNRQNIMNTPALKLMKPLLAKGKDRLVRELTAVFRFLVLDDDIRVEFGCAHEHARQIAGEVLLPLVELLPAYQDPSVLADLLLTIGTLAVRQELCTAIDEAGGLKSVFEIMSVNLDEVRLNREALKLLRALAGHDSVKAHIVQQGVAPIIKQLLETHQNNENIVAAALACVTTLTLRVQEHSAAFFETGIAEVIVEAIRAHPKHKIVQRNGAWAIRNMVSRSRNQCETWISFGVEDLLNAAMKEHPSVEQDIKAALRDLGCSVHLREEWTGTAEKKIAA; this is translated from the exons ATGGCCAAGGTTATATCGCAGGACACCTTCGACGATGTGGTGAAGGAGAACGTGGTGGAGTTCTCCATGACGCCCTCGGAGGCGAAAGAGGAGACCATCAAGCAGTTCGAGGCGCAG GGCATCAACCTGGCCAACATCATCAAGGACCTGTCCGTCAATCCGCAGACCGGGCAGCCCGTCATCAATGAAACGGTGGACAAGATCAAGGAGCACATTGGCCAGAAGGCGGAGGACACCACCCAACTGCTGGAACAGCTGGCCACCCTGGACGCCGAGTGCCAGAAGTCGCTGGCCCACCGGGTGCTGGCCGGCAAGAACGGAGCCCACGATGCCCTGATCACTCTGCTGGAGGAAACCCTCTCCATAGATGCACCCAACGAACCGCTGATCCAGAAATCCCTGGAGGCCGTCAACAGCCTGACGCACAAGCAGCCGGATCTCTTCGATGCCGAGGCCATGGCTGTGGTCCTTAAGTTGCTGGCCCTCCAGGCGGCCAGCCAGGAGATCACCCTGCTCACCCTTCAGTGGCTGCAGAAGGCCTGCATCATGCACGAGATGAATCGCCAGAACATCATGAACACGCCCGCCCTCAAGCTAATGAAGCCCCTGCTGGCCAAGGGAAAGGATCGCCTGGTGCGGGAACTGACCGCCGTGTTCCGCTTCCTGGTGCTGGACGACGACATCCGCGTGGAGTTTGGCTGCGCCCACGAGCACGCCCGCCAAATAGCCGGCGAggtgttgctgccgctggtgGAACTGCTGCCCGCCTACCAGGATCCCAGTGTGCTGGCCGATCTGCTGCTCACCATCGGAACACTGGCCGTGCGCCAGGAACTCTGCACCGCCATCGATGAGGCCGGCGGCCTGAAGTCCGTCTTCGAGATCATGAGCGTCAATCTGGACGAGGTGCGTCTGAATAGGGAGGCCCTGAAGCTGCTGCGCGCCCTGGCCGGTCATGACTCCGTGAAGGCGCACATTGTGCAGCAGGGCGTGGCTCCCATAATCAAGCAGCTGCTGGAGACGCACCAGAACAACGAGAACATCGTGGCCGCCGCTCTGGCCTGCGTGACCACGCTTACTCTGCGCGTGCAGGAGCACAGCGCCGCCTTCTTCGAGACGGGCATTGCCGAGGTGATCGTGGAGGCGATTCGCGCCCATCCCAAGCACAAGATCGTCCAGCGAAACGGAGCCTGGGCCATTCGCAACATGGTGTCGCGGTCGCGGAATCAGTGCGAGACCTGGATCTCCTTCGGCGTCGAGGATCTGCTGAATGCGGCTATGAAGGAGCACCCCAGCGTGGAGCAGGACATCAAGGCTGCACTGCGCGACCTCGGCTGCAGTGTCCATTTGCGGGAGGAGTGGACGGGAACGGCGGAGAAGAAGATCGCCGCCTGA